A region of Saccharococcus thermophilus DNA encodes the following proteins:
- a CDS encoding sigma 54-interacting transcriptional regulator, whose amino-acid sequence MKRIDRIYEKLKEWTAEENRWVSAKELADALHLDRANVSSDLNKLWRKGKAKKLPGRPVRFAIAEQGAEKIFATKLDELSYQHPSLAIAVEQGKAAILYPPKGMHMLILGETGTGKSMFAKLLHAFAVDIQKFPSNAPFVTFNCADYANNPQLLLGQLFGVRKGAYTGAIEKKGLLEKADGGILFLDEVHRLPAEGQEMLFTFMDHGTYRRLGETDVERNANVLLICATTENPESNLLTTFRRRIPMNIFLPPLRERTVGERYRLVFQFFQEEAVRLGKEIYVSANTIRAFLFYPCPSNVGQLKADIQLACAKAYADYVTAKKDTVRISSSDLPIYIKNGLFMEKKNQHAEPFSLHHRYYIFSPQGEGGQFETEETDHETIYEDIERKYSELKARGIHGDELELLMGIDIENYFSQYMKGINRRIHTSSDLEKIVEPSIVSLTEMIIAYAEKKLKRRLPEKVMYGLALHIQTSLNRMLGGKTMINPQLNKVRSAYKNEFALALDCLNMIEEHTNVNFPIDEAGFLTMFFAMNQEVLEEEEDYVSIFVMMHGNGVASAIAEVVNQLLATGHVKAVDMPLHAEPKHVYEQAKALIQQNATQKGALLLVDMGSLVTFAKLLEKDLSIPVKVISAASTPHVLEAARKAILGYSLDEIYEDVMTAVPFYTREPLWEETAPERETLAIVTACLTGKGSAVALKKILETYLQFDIERWKIIPIHIDNEAAMKKTLAKLEENYRIICVVSNFSVAEHIPHFHIAEVLSLRAIKRIQEMIDNEETYAQMAEELKQHLRHISVTEAVEHVRASLAAIQKQLNIHVHCHDVVGIVLHVCCMIDRLISGGHTVRFEQKEKYMKEHIALYTAVKNGVQPLEQIYDVHIDDDELCYMMEFFHYCGERNNTQT is encoded by the coding sequence ATGAAACGGATCGACCGGATCTATGAAAAACTAAAAGAATGGACAGCAGAGGAAAATCGGTGGGTCAGTGCGAAGGAATTGGCGGATGCATTGCATCTGGACCGCGCTAACGTCAGCAGCGATTTAAATAAACTGTGGCGGAAAGGAAAGGCGAAAAAACTGCCGGGAAGACCAGTGAGGTTTGCTATTGCCGAACAGGGGGCGGAAAAAATATTTGCCACAAAATTAGATGAGCTTTCCTATCAGCATCCAAGTTTAGCGATTGCCGTCGAACAAGGGAAAGCAGCGATCCTTTATCCACCGAAAGGAATGCATATGCTTATTCTTGGCGAAACAGGCACAGGCAAATCGATGTTTGCCAAACTTCTCCATGCTTTTGCCGTTGATATTCAAAAGTTTCCGTCAAATGCTCCATTTGTGACATTTAACTGCGCGGACTACGCCAATAATCCACAATTGCTGCTTGGACAATTGTTCGGGGTACGAAAGGGAGCGTACACGGGGGCGATAGAAAAAAAGGGACTGCTCGAAAAGGCAGATGGAGGCATTTTATTTTTGGATGAAGTGCATCGTCTTCCGGCGGAAGGACAGGAAATGTTGTTTACCTTTATGGATCATGGTACATATCGCCGTCTTGGTGAAACGGACGTAGAGAGAAACGCCAATGTATTGCTGATTTGCGCGACGACGGAAAATCCGGAATCCAACTTGTTGACTACGTTTCGCCGCCGAATTCCGATGAATATATTTCTGCCACCGCTTAGAGAACGAACGGTTGGGGAACGCTATCGTCTTGTATTTCAATTTTTTCAAGAAGAAGCGGTTCGCCTCGGAAAGGAAATATACGTTTCCGCTAATACGATTCGCGCCTTTTTGTTTTATCCTTGTCCAAGCAACGTCGGTCAGTTAAAAGCTGATATTCAGTTAGCATGCGCCAAGGCTTATGCGGATTATGTAACGGCGAAAAAAGACACCGTACGGATCAGTAGCTCTGATTTGCCGATTTATATCAAAAACGGGCTTTTTATGGAAAAGAAAAACCAGCATGCGGAGCCATTTTCGTTGCACCACCGCTATTATATTTTCTCGCCGCAAGGAGAAGGAGGGCAATTTGAAACAGAAGAAACCGATCATGAAACGATTTATGAGGATATCGAGCGGAAATATAGCGAATTAAAGGCACGTGGTATTCATGGCGATGAATTGGAACTATTAATGGGAATCGACATTGAAAACTATTTCTCGCAATATATGAAAGGAATTAATCGCCGTATTCATACTAGCAGTGATCTAGAAAAAATTGTTGAACCTTCGATTGTCTCGTTGACGGAAATGATTATCGCTTATGCGGAAAAGAAGCTGAAAAGACGTTTGCCGGAGAAAGTTATGTACGGGCTTGCGCTTCATATTCAAACATCGTTAAACCGCATGCTTGGCGGAAAAACGATGATCAATCCGCAGTTAAATAAAGTACGGTCCGCCTATAAAAACGAGTTTGCATTGGCTCTTGATTGCCTCAATATGATTGAAGAACATACAAATGTCAATTTTCCCATCGATGAAGCAGGATTTTTAACGATGTTCTTTGCTATGAATCAAGAGGTATTGGAAGAGGAGGAAGATTATGTATCCATTTTCGTGATGATGCACGGGAATGGGGTGGCATCGGCTATTGCTGAAGTGGTCAACCAACTTTTGGCGACCGGCCATGTGAAAGCGGTCGATATGCCGCTTCATGCGGAGCCAAAACATGTTTACGAACAGGCAAAAGCGCTTATCCAACAGAACGCAACTCAAAAAGGAGCGCTTCTATTAGTGGATATGGGCTCGCTTGTTACATTTGCCAAATTGCTAGAAAAAGACCTTTCCATTCCGGTAAAGGTGATTTCCGCGGCAAGCACGCCCCATGTGCTAGAAGCGGCGCGCAAAGCAATACTAGGCTATTCGCTTGATGAAATTTACGAAGACGTAATGACCGCTGTTCCGTTCTACACAAGAGAGCCTCTATGGGAGGAAACAGCGCCAGAACGGGAAACGCTGGCGATCGTTACCGCCTGTTTGACAGGAAAGGGCAGCGCCGTCGCATTGAAAAAAATATTAGAAACTTATTTGCAGTTTGATATAGAGCGGTGGAAAATTATACCTATCCATATAGACAATGAAGCGGCAATGAAAAAGACGTTGGCAAAGCTGGAGGAAAACTATCGCATCATATGCGTTGTGAGTAATTTTTCTGTTGCTGAACATATTCCACACTTTCATATTGCAGAGGTGTTAAGCTTGCGAGCGATCAAACGGATACAAGAGATGATTGACAACGAGGAAACATACGCGCAAATGGCCGAAGAGTTAAAACAACATTTGCGGCATATATCCGTAACAGAAGCGGTAGAGCATGTTCGGGCGTCCCTTGCCGCTATTCAGAAACAATTAAACATCCATGTCCATTGCCATGATGTCGTCGGAATTGTTTTGCATGTATGCTGCATGATCGACCGTCTCATTTCCGGGGGGCATACGGTCCGATTTGAACAAAAGGAAAAATATATGAAGGAACATATTGCTTTGTACACCGCGGTAAAAAACGGGGTACAGCCGCTTGAACAAATATACGATGTTCATATAGACGATGATGAACTGTGTTATATGATGGAGTTTTTCCATTACTGCGGCGAAAGGAATAACACACAAACGTAA
- a CDS encoding PTS sugar transporter subunit IIB, which produces MGDSKKRRNEKMNILLICAAGMSTSLLVTKMQQAAKERGLDANIWAVSADEARDHLDQADVVLLGPQIRYKLAHFKKEGEARGIPVDVINPADYGRVNGAGVLDLALRLKR; this is translated from the coding sequence ATCGGTGACAGCAAAAAAAGGAGGAATGAGAAAATGAATATTTTACTTATCTGTGCGGCAGGGATGTCGACCAGCTTATTGGTGACGAAAATGCAGCAAGCTGCGAAGGAAAGAGGGCTCGATGCAAACATTTGGGCTGTATCCGCCGATGAGGCAAGGGACCATCTAGACCAAGCGGATGTCGTGCTGCTTGGGCCACAAATTCGCTATAAGCTGGCGCATTTTAAAAAAGAAGGAGAAGCGCGCGGAATACCGGTTGATGTGATTAATCCTGCCGATTATGGGCGTGTCAATGGCGCAGGTGTGTTGGATCTTGCTTTGCGATTAAAACGATAA
- a CDS encoding IS701 family transposase: MNRLPHHQGIDKFFAMLGLALYFSKPVMKHLIHIIDALTTKGFAGTLTDLHHESFHPNHRTTLSHFFTKSPWDEEILLRKLQQWMLRHVERTAKRENHPIFVSIDDTICRKTKPSSQAKHAIEGCNWHYSHADKKSIWGHSLVWLMVHTMTQAFPFAFRLYDKADGKSKGQWAIEMLSSLDVHGSVYVLMDSWYPSKTLVEACLKKGFHVIAMLKTNRVLYPKGIAIQAKQFARYIEPEDTHLVTVGEERYRVYRYEGALKGLDDAVVLLAWKADQPMTPEHLHCVLSTDRELSDEEILRYYAQRWSIECFFRQAKDQLKLDGYRVRQRRAVKRYWILVQLAYVYSMVESNSDFSTGLDFLRKKKGHSLVEFIYDAAKQDIPIDVVKKQLHVA, encoded by the coding sequence ATGAATAGACTACCACATCACCAAGGAATCGACAAGTTTTTCGCAATGTTGGGGCTGGCCCTTTATTTCTCTAAGCCGGTCATGAAGCATCTCATTCATATTATCGATGCGCTGACAACGAAAGGATTTGCGGGAACCTTGACCGATCTGCATCACGAGAGCTTTCATCCCAACCATCGAACGACACTGAGCCATTTTTTCACGAAAAGCCCTTGGGATGAAGAAATCTTGCTTCGCAAACTCCAGCAGTGGATGCTTCGTCATGTGGAACGAACGGCCAAGCGAGAGAATCACCCCATTTTTGTTTCGATCGATGATACGATCTGCCGAAAAACGAAGCCTTCGTCACAGGCGAAACACGCTATTGAAGGGTGTAATTGGCATTATTCTCACGCGGACAAAAAGTCGATTTGGGGACACTCTCTCGTCTGGCTCATGGTTCATACGATGACGCAAGCCTTTCCCTTTGCGTTTCGCCTCTACGACAAGGCGGATGGGAAAAGCAAGGGTCAATGGGCCATCGAGATGCTTTCTTCTTTGGATGTGCACGGTTCTGTTTATGTGCTGATGGATTCTTGGTACCCATCGAAAACACTCGTGGAAGCCTGCCTGAAAAAAGGATTCCACGTCATTGCGATGCTCAAGACGAATCGGGTTCTCTATCCAAAAGGCATTGCGATCCAAGCCAAGCAGTTTGCACGCTACATCGAACCGGAAGACACCCATCTCGTCACGGTGGGAGAAGAGCGTTATCGCGTGTATCGCTACGAGGGAGCGCTGAAAGGTCTCGATGATGCCGTTGTGTTGTTGGCTTGGAAAGCCGATCAGCCGATGACACCTGAACATCTTCACTGCGTCTTGAGCACCGACCGGGAGCTAAGCGATGAAGAGATCTTGCGCTACTATGCCCAGCGTTGGTCGATCGAATGCTTTTTTCGACAAGCGAAAGACCAGCTGAAGCTCGATGGGTACCGCGTTCGTCAACGTCGGGCGGTGAAACGGTATTGGATCTTGGTGCAACTCGCTTATGTGTACAGTATGGTCGAATCCAACAGCGATTTCTCTACCGGGCTTGACTTCCTTCGAAAGAAGAAAGGACATAGCCTCGTGGAGTTTATTTACGATGCAGCCAAACAAGATATTCCCATTGATGTCGTTAAAAAACAGCTTCATGTGGCATAA
- the chbG gene encoding chitin disaccharide deacetylase: MAIYCIINADDFGYSKGVNYGILEAFQHGIVTSTTMMVNMPGTEHAVRLAKENPALGVGIHFVLTCGKPILVDVPSLVNEDGEFRKRDAQLFYADPGDIERELTAQLETFLSFGLTPTHIDSHHHVHEHPCVFPIVQKLAEQYDLPIRPVRTKKTCHLRAVDVFLHQFYGRGLTKEYFLSLFDEVNDGQTIEVMCHPAYIDVPLFTGSSYCSERVNELAILTDPDVRDALEKRGVKRITYRELKQM; the protein is encoded by the coding sequence ATGGCGATTTATTGCATTATCAACGCGGACGATTTCGGCTATTCCAAAGGGGTTAACTACGGTATTTTAGAAGCGTTTCAACATGGCATTGTCACATCGACAACGATGATGGTGAACATGCCAGGGACGGAACATGCCGTCCGCCTGGCAAAGGAGAATCCGGCGCTTGGGGTAGGCATTCACTTTGTCTTAACGTGCGGGAAACCGATTTTAGTGGATGTTCCTTCGCTAGTCAACGAAGACGGTGAGTTTCGCAAGCGTGATGCGCAGCTGTTTTACGCCGATCCGGGCGATATCGAGCGGGAACTTACGGCGCAGCTAGAAACGTTTTTGTCGTTTGGATTAACACCGACACATATAGATAGCCATCATCATGTCCATGAACATCCATGTGTATTTCCTATTGTACAGAAGCTGGCTGAACAATACGATCTTCCGATTCGGCCGGTACGCACAAAAAAAACGTGCCATTTGCGGGCGGTTGATGTATTTCTCCATCAGTTTTATGGCCGCGGCTTAACAAAAGAATATTTTTTGTCCCTGTTTGATGAAGTGAATGATGGTCAGACGATCGAAGTGATGTGCCACCCAGCCTACATTGACGTTCCTTTGTTTACCGGCAGTTCGTACTGTAGCGAGCGCGTCAATGAATTGGCGATTTTAACCGACCCGGATGTGCGGGATGCGTTGGAAAAGCGGGGAGTAAAACGGATCACGTATCGCGAATTAAAACAAATGTAG
- a CDS encoding PTS lactose/cellobiose transporter subunit IIA, whose amino-acid sequence MQTYEEIVFQMILHGGNGRSHAMEAIVAAKRGDLAEAKKQLQKAGEELQAAHHIQTELIQNEARGQKESVTLLMVHAQDHLMNAITVKELANEFVELYETLQHKGGGKI is encoded by the coding sequence ATGCAAACGTATGAAGAAATCGTATTTCAAATGATTCTCCATGGAGGAAACGGAAGAAGCCATGCCATGGAGGCGATTGTCGCTGCGAAAAGAGGAGACCTTGCCGAAGCGAAAAAGCAACTGCAAAAGGCGGGGGAGGAATTGCAAGCCGCCCATCATATTCAAACAGAGCTAATTCAAAATGAAGCAAGGGGACAGAAAGAGAGTGTTACGCTATTAATGGTGCATGCGCAAGACCATTTAATGAATGCGATTACCGTGAAAGAATTAGCCAACGAGTTTGTCGAACTGTATGAAACATTGCAACACAAGGGAGGAGGCAAAATATGA
- a CDS encoding 6-phospho-beta-glucosidase: protein MSAKGVKIVTIGGGSSYTPELIEGFIKRYDELPVRELWLVDIPEGEEKLKIVGELARRMVKKAGVPLDIHLTLDRRRALEGADFVTTQFRVGGLQARAKDEQIPLKYGVIGQETNGPGGLFKGLRTIPVILDIIRDMKELCPDAWLINFTNPAGMVTEAVLRYSDHKKAVGLCNVPIGMRMGVAKLFNVDASRVHIDFAGLNHMVFGLNVYLDGNNIMDQLIDRLTNSDKAGMTMRNIADLGWEPDFLKGLKLLPCPYHRYYFQTSKMFEEELEAAKKVGTRAEVVQKLEEELFELYKDPNLNVKPPQLEKRGGAYYSDAACSLICSIYNDKRDIQTVNTQNNGAIASIPSESAVEVNCIITKEGPKPIAVGDLPVAVRGLVQQIKSFERVAAEAAVTGDYYTALLAMTINPLVPSDTIAKQILNEMLEAHKEYLPQFFKRTSV, encoded by the coding sequence ATGAGCGCCAAAGGCGTAAAAATTGTTACCATTGGCGGCGGATCGAGCTATACGCCGGAACTAATCGAAGGATTTATTAAGCGGTATGATGAGCTTCCTGTCCGTGAATTATGGCTTGTCGATATTCCTGAAGGGGAGGAAAAGCTGAAGATCGTCGGTGAATTGGCGAGACGAATGGTCAAAAAAGCAGGGGTACCGCTTGACATTCATTTGACGCTCGATCGCCGCCGGGCACTCGAGGGTGCCGATTTTGTGACAACGCAATTTCGTGTCGGCGGGCTTCAAGCGCGTGCGAAAGATGAGCAGATTCCCCTGAAATACGGCGTCATCGGCCAAGAAACAAACGGACCGGGCGGGCTGTTCAAAGGATTGCGGACGATTCCGGTCATTCTCGATATTATTCGTGACATGAAGGAGCTTTGCCCAGATGCTTGGCTCATTAATTTCACCAATCCAGCGGGCATGGTGACGGAAGCAGTGCTGCGTTATAGCGATCATAAAAAAGCAGTCGGTTTATGCAACGTGCCGATTGGCATGCGCATGGGAGTGGCAAAGCTTTTCAATGTCGATGCTAGCCGCGTCCACATTGATTTTGCCGGGCTGAACCATATGGTGTTTGGGCTTAACGTCTATTTGGACGGCAACAATATTATGGATCAGCTCATCGATCGATTGACAAACAGCGATAAAGCTGGCATGACGATGCGCAATATCGCTGACCTTGGCTGGGAGCCTGATTTTCTAAAGGGATTGAAACTGCTGCCATGTCCGTATCATCGTTACTATTTTCAAACGAGTAAAATGTTCGAGGAAGAATTAGAGGCTGCCAAAAAAGTCGGAACGCGTGCCGAAGTAGTACAAAAGCTGGAGGAAGAGTTATTTGAGCTCTATAAAGATCCGAATTTAAACGTGAAGCCTCCGCAGCTGGAAAAACGCGGCGGCGCTTATTACAGCGATGCAGCGTGCAGTCTAATCTGTTCCATTTATAACGACAAGCGGGACATTCAGACGGTCAATACGCAAAATAACGGTGCGATCGCCAGCATTCCAAGCGAGTCTGCCGTTGAAGTCAACTGCATCATTACGAAAGAGGGCCCGAAGCCGATTGCCGTTGGCGATTTGCCAGTTGCGGTGCGCGGATTGGTGCAGCAAATCAAATCGTTTGAACGCGTCGCGGCAGAGGCGGCGGTCACCGGCGATTACTACACGGCGCTTTTGGCGATGACGATCAATCCGCTTGTGCCGTCGGATACGATCGCAAAACAAATTTTAAACGAAATGCTAGAGGCGCATAAAGAGTATTTGCCGCAGTTTTTTAAGCGAACATCTGTATGA
- a CDS encoding Hsp20/alpha crystallin family protein: MHKSGEEPNELRQWIELLCNDPLASLLDETIFRVEVLETEEDYIIEAELCHCQKEHIVVLRESRSLSIQIQKNGGTEKQRTVLLPFSLADKCISAHFSAPILEIRISKSARQNDAQPQVNTVIDINE, from the coding sequence AAGTGGCGAAGAACCAAATGAGCTGCGGCAGTGGATTGAGTTGTTATGTAACGATCCGCTTGCATCTCTGTTGGACGAAACGATCTTTCGCGTCGAAGTGCTCGAGACAGAGGAAGACTATATTATCGAAGCAGAGCTTTGCCATTGTCAAAAAGAACATATTGTCGTACTGCGCGAAAGCCGTTCCCTTTCGATTCAAATCCAGAAAAACGGCGGCACGGAAAAACAGCGGACGGTTTTATTGCCGTTTTCGCTTGCGGACAAATGTATTTCCGCGCATTTTTCCGCACCTATTTTAGAAATTCGCATCAGTAAAAGCGCACGGCAAAATGATGCGCAACCACAAGTCAACACGGTCATCGACATCAACGAGTAG